CCCTTTCCTTTTTTCCGTTTCTTCTTTATCAGCAAccactaattaaataattttatttataaaatagttgatAAGTCAATaagttaacttgaaaatttttaatttctcaTTACTTTTATGAAAACATTTATAAAATTGAGTGACTGTGTGTGATAAttgattattttatgaaatttttatgaaAGGATCTTGATTagtaattttatgaaatttttatttttaattcggTTATTTCActgaaaattgaaaataaattgaattgaTTAATTATGGGCTTCTTATATTCTGTTGTCCATAAAGCCCAGATCTCAATGCTCTAAATACATTCCACTTCTAGCTCAAGTTCACACTTCAAAAGAAAACCAAGCTCATTCTCTTTGGTGATAATGAGGATTTAATTGCAAATGAGGTTTTAATTTagtgataaattaaataaaatatagatCATGGGAATTAAAAACTCTCAACTCTTAATCCTACTAATATAGATTAATGTACTTCGACTTTCAACAATCCTAATTGTAGTTAAAATATCACATCATCATATGATAATACTCTttacagaattttttttttttttaagaaataaggAGCTTTATTTCTAAGAAATAGAAATGTCAGCAGCAACAATCAAAGCTAAACGATGAGGAATTTCCTCAATCCTGAACTGCTCATTAACATCACTAGATAGAGCTTCTTTGCAAAAAGCTTTGAGCCCAACTCTGAAGGAATAAATTCTTATTTCTGCAACTGTTGTATCATGGATTGGCAATCAAGCTCTCAAACCACCTGATTAGGGTGCAAATCCACAGCAGAGGACAATGCAAACCGAGCAGCTTCAAGTTCAGCCTTTTCCGAAGAATAATGACTAGAAATACCATTTCATCCCTGTAGCCATAGCTTCACCTTTCCAACAACCACCAACCTTTGCAATAGCAACATCTGATTTGATCTTCATCACCCTTCCCTCAGAGAAGACCACTTTTAAAGTGGACGAGTTACCTGCATCTGCTGAACATTACCAGAGCACTGATGAAATTCATCAAGCCAAGAGAGTGCTTGATGGAGAAGTTCTAGTTCCTAACGGCATATCTATTGATATAATAACATATTTCCATATAGCCCGCACAATCATGTAGAGGATCTCAACTTGCTATAGTTTAAATGCCTGGTAGACCCTTTTCACCCATTATCGGAAAGAATTCGGAGAATTATCCACTTTCAACCTCAACGAACTAAGAAGCCACACTCGACAAATTAATGAACAGTCACAAAGAGCAAGAACAATTGACTCATCTGCCTCACTGCACCTATTGCAAATCACATCCAGCTGAACTCCCCTCAACGTCAACTCTAACTCGACCAATTGTTGATCACTACATGTCCTATAGATAAAGTGCTTTACTTTTGGAGGTTCACTCGCCATAGCCCACCCCAAAATTCCATTCTGTCACCTGCCAAAGATACCAAAGCATGCAGAGCAAGATAACATGCTGATCTCACCGAGAAAGATCCATTTTTATTGAAGTGTCATATGAGTGGGTCCTCACATCTTCGAAAACTAAAAGACAACTCCAAAATCTGAGAAGCTTCAAATTGCAAAAAATTTGAGCTAATAAGATTTGAATTCCAGCTAAAAGACTCATGATCGATAAGTTCATAAACTGTAGCAGTCTCATTTTGAATTGCTAGCCAGACCAAATCTTGAACCCACAATCACCCATCAACTGTAGCAGCTGATCGACTGTGGCAGCATCATCTAAAATTGCTAAAGAAAATTATGTTCTGGTGGTAAAATCTAAACGTTCAATGTACATACATCTAATCTATATAAAAATTAGGACTAAATGTCAATTCatcattttcaaaattttgataattgtataattaacaaaaatttattttatgaaatcaAGAATATGTTGAGTAAATATTAATTACAAAAACTCAATTGCACGCAGAAACAAAATATGGTACTCTAATGCTTAATAGTCACCGATATGAATTGCCCTTGAAGTGTACAAATTCGGAATTTCCCCCATTTCCTTTtcccccccccctttttttttttttttggaaagggggggggggggggggtggttgtTGTTGTGCTAAGatccttttaaaatttttcaatattGGCAAATAAAATTAGAAGCACTGCATATGTTCTGCTTTCCAAGGCCATTCCTATCATAATCAAGTTCCATTTCCTACTTGCACTGCCTTCTTTTCAAGACCATATAAATATTGTGCACCCTTACGCATGAGGCCCATCGAGGCAACGATGCAGCAACACCAAGTATAGAATAGCATATAAAAACCAGATATTGACAAGAAAGCCTATTTAACTATTTGAATAGCAAAACTAAATTATGCTAAAAAGTATGTATATCCTGCGCATCAATCGTCGCTGGATCCAAGGACATCTTGCTTAAGCTCTTCAACTTTAGCAGCCAACTCATCCCTACTTTTCTGCAGAACACGTTACCGACAACCAATCAGTATTTGCCTCTAGGATTACATTTTGTCAAATCCAATTTACTCCAAGATAACTCACCTTAAATAGCAAATAGCGGGTAGTGAACCAGATGGTGTAACCAAGACCCACAACTTCCATCAACTTAGGAAACTGAATTCATAGAAAACGAAAATCATGTTTTAACAAAAGAATTGTAGAAGATCATTCACGATTCTGATCAAAATCCTTAGTCACATATAAAAAGTATACATACCAATGGAATAGAATCGATGGCACTAACAACAGATAATGCTAACCACAGAGCAACAAGCGCACCACCACCATACAACAGAATAGAATAGGTATCTTCAGAGTCTAACTGCAAATTTCAATGAGCACATCATCAATATAATAAAAAGTCACAATATCAGAAATTTGATGTGTGGAGAAGAAAATTATAGTCTTCAATGTGAAATAACTACCATTAGAGTCAAATGATAAGGAATTTGAATCATTCAAACTCAATATCTGATGACTTCTAATTGCCTATGCCGTTGAAAGCTTTCTCGATGCAGACAAATACCCTTATATTATTAGGAATGGAGTTAATGCAAGTATGACAGAGCTCATTCTGATAATTATTTACACTGATAAATGTTTATTTGACTTATTAACCAATACCCTTAAAGAGTGGGAGTGTGTTTTGTATCTCAGACAAGCACTAAGACAACATTAGAAATACATGAAAAGACATTCTTACTACCAGATTAATAACATGAGCAAAATCTAGAATTGGAGAGCACATGAACAAAACAAAGAAGGGGGCAAAAAAATAAATGAAGGAATTGGAAAatgagaatttttttaaaaattaaaaaaaaaaaaggaaacatgTGTTGCTCAGGTAACCGCTCAGGATGAAATTTCATCAAGCAAATTACATATTAACTTTCAAAAATTCAAGTATACTCATCATAGCAACCATTTTGCATTCAATAGTCTTGTATCAGCAAAGATTCACTATTCAAAATGTTAATAACTCATTTTACGTGGAAAAACAAAAAAGGGGAAACAAAGGGAAGTGAGAGAAATAAAGTAActaaacagaaaagaaaaaaaatcaaaagagaaTAAAAAGGAAAACATCAAATTGAAGTTAGACCAACTGCAATCAGATTATCTAACCAAGTGGTGCTCAGTTAACCGCTCAGGATTGAATTTCATCAAGCAATTACTGCATAAACTTTCATGAGTTTTTAATACTCATCACAGCAACCATTTCCATTAAACAGTCTTTCATATTCAAAATTAACCATCAAAATATTAGTAGCTTATTTttgaaagttaaaaaaaaaaaaaagaatcagtTGAAAAAAGACAACGAGGGACAATGTTAAAAGGAATCAGATTGATGATGCATCAACAAGGCCAATCAGCCATTCCGACGAGCGAACCTTGTAGTCAGTCATCTTCACTGTCCTTTTAAGAGGCTATGAATTCAGTAGTTTGATATTGAAATGCAGTTAATTAAATCAGAGTTATCATCCCAAGTACAACAGGCAAAATTGTTGAAGTAAAAGAATTGGCATCTCTAAGTACCATAAAATCAAAGAACTATGCTTCCAAACAAACCTTAATATTTGCCAAAAAATCATTTACTTGTTCATCTACAGGAGATTCGTCCAGAGGCGCTTCAGTTGCGCTGCTCTCATTGTACACTTTCTTTTCGCTTGGAGGGTCAACTTCTACTACCACTGCACTGTCTCGTTCTTCGGTGGCAAAAAGACTTGCTCGGCTCGAAGATTCCTCAGGTGTCGTTGCTCTTGGTAATGAGAGAAATACTGAGAAAATAAAGCCAAAGAGTTAGacacaaaaaatttcaaatttctctACCTAGCAACTTAACACTTCTTTGCAATTGCCTCCAATAAAAGGAGAAATTGCCCACAAACATTCACTTAGAAACGTAATGGAGCTAAACAAATCTAGATGAAGGTCTGCAATTGCAATGAAACTTGaaaaaaaacaataataaaaaagtaACAAGTAAGAGCACAAAACAGAAGTATGAACACAGAAAGTTTCGAGGAAGATGTGAAGAAATGATAAAGAAAACCTAGGATTGGGTTTCGTACGGGAATGGCGGCGGCCGGAAAGAAGGATTTGTGGTTGCCGGAGAGTTAGGGGGGTTTTGGAGAGGAGGAGAGTAGGGTTTGCGGTGAAAATTTTGGGAAGATTAGAGAGGGATTGGGTAGTACACAGCTCCATTTTGAGGATGCTGAGCGAGAGAGTGAGAAGAGCGAGATAGAGTAGCTTCagggaaattaaataaaatgcaAGGCCGATGAGAATGGATTATGTTGCTAGGGTTTTCTATCTCTGTCACTTTCTTAGCAGCTACCTTAAATTTACCCTTCTAACCCTAATTgccccttttttttttgttttaacatTCTAACcccaatttattttaaaaaaaaaattctaaacctAATTACCTTTTTCTTCTTATTACTAATGAGTAAATTATTATTATCATGCCCCTTTAATTTGTCAAAATTAGAGAATATTCAATTTGATTGATGAGGTTTTATAATGTCCTTCCTCTTTGTTt
This sequence is a window from Hevea brasiliensis isolate MT/VB/25A 57/8 chromosome 10, ASM3005281v1, whole genome shotgun sequence. Protein-coding genes within it:
- the LOC110656514 gene encoding protein CURVATURE THYLAKOID 1D, chloroplastic isoform X1, which produces MELCTTQSLSNLPKIFTANPTLLLSKTPLTLRQPQILLSGRRHSLFLSLPRATTPEESSSRASLFATEERDSAVVVEVDPPSEKKVYNESSATEAPLDESPVDEQVNDFLANIKLDSEDTYSILLYGGGALVALWLALSVVSAIDSIPLFPKLMEVVGLGYTIWFTTRYLLFKKSRDELAAKVEELKQDVLGSSDD
- the LOC110656514 gene encoding protein CURVATURE THYLAKOID 1D, chloroplastic isoform X2; this translates as MELCTTQSLSNLPKIFTANPTLLLSKTPLTLRQPQILLSGRRHSLPRATTPEESSSRASLFATEERDSAVVVEVDPPSEKKVYNESSATEAPLDESPVDEQVNDFLANIKLDSEDTYSILLYGGGALVALWLALSVVSAIDSIPLFPKLMEVVGLGYTIWFTTRYLLFKKSRDELAAKVEELKQDVLGSSDD